GGAGTGGGGAGCGGGCGGAGACCCGAGGCCCCGGCTCCTCCCGGTCCACCTTCACTTGCTTGCCTGTGACGAGCAGCCGTAGGAAAAGCAGTAAAGAGAAATACAGGAGACCTCCGTGCTGCACTTTCTGGCTGTTCTATCTTGTCATTGTTCCAAATGGAgcaagtgttttgtttgttttttccggagttgttttttaatgtttaggttttatttatttatcttagagggagggcaagggagggacaaagagaaagagggaaacatcgatcagttgcctcgatcagttgcctctcgcatgccccaaccggggacctggcctgtaacccaggcgaACGCCCTGACCGACAGTCTAACTGCCTTTGACCTTGGGCTTTGTGCATAGCGTTCAACCGCCGACTGGGCCACAGTGGCCGGGGCAggagttttttttaacttgaaaaaaaattaaaaagacctgGGAAATTCTTCAAAGCACACAGAAATGCTTCACAATGACCAAGGGTCTGCAGGCCCGTCCTGGTGGAGTCCCGGTGTCTGGGGCTTGACAGGGGGGACGAAGGTCACGTATTTTCAAACAGTCATCTGGACACTTGGTTTTTGTATGTAGTGCAGAGGCCGCATCGCCCAGCGCCCGCTGCCCGCTGCTCAGGCCGGAGACGACCCTGCGGGGCGAGCAGAGGCGGCGGCGGAGGCCTCAGGGTCCTGCCTCCGCCTTAGCGGCGTGTGGCAGACACTATGCTCAGGTCGCCCTGCTCTGAGAGGGCTGCTGCCGCCCTGACCCGCAGCCTCCTCTGGATGGAGGGAGTGTGAGGAAAGACCCCAGGGTCTGCCTGCAGGGTGGGCCCTGCCGGTGTGGCTCCTCACGCCCCAGGGGTCCAGGGTCGGAGGCAGGGCTGGAGTCTCATCCTTCGGGGAAGAAGCCAGAGAGCCCCCGAGGGCAGCCCCGCATGCCAGGGCACTCTGGGCCGCGGCCGCCTCCAGGCCAGCGTCCAGCTCTTTGCTGGGGCCACGGGGCTCCTGGGTGAGTCCCCAGGCTGGAGTCAGGCGACCGGGGCTGGTGGGAATCAGACTCAGGAAGCCCCCCTCTGACGGGCTGGCACTGCTGCGGGCCCAGCAGCCACCAGCTTGAGGAAGTCCTTTCTGCAGGGGTTTCCCATGCTGGCAGCCGCCTCACCAGTTCAGACTGGATTTTTCCTGCTGCCCTTTCCTCGGCGGCCTAGCTGGGCACAGGGTCTCTCCTAATGAGAGTTTGATGCCAAGACCTGGGCAGCTCCATCCCGCTGGGTCTCAGCTGGTTCAGGTCCGCCCCAGGCCACAggcagcctcccagccccacccgggGCCAGGGTGCTGGGGCTGCCCCGCGTCcttgcagcccccgccccgccctggacTCTCCCACTGAAAGCTCCGGCCCCACATACCGGGACTCACTTACCCACCTTTATTCACAGCGGGTTTTCTGTGACTAAAAGGACTGGCCTGACACAGGGCACAGGGTCCCTGGACTTTTGTTTGCAGACTCGAGGCATTGACAGAGAGTTGACAtggcagcggggggcggggggcggggggcggcggccCTGCTGTAGGGCTTCCTGGCCGCCCCCAGCTCAGACCCTCTCTAAGCTGCTGCGGATGCACCTCACGTCCCTCCTTCCGGAGGCCTCTCTCTGTCCCATTTCCTGGGGCCTCATTaattcctccccacctcaccccgtGAGAAAGCAGGTCTGTGCTGAGTCTGGCTCGGGCCCAGAGCGGGGTCTGAGCGTGCCGCTGGTCGGTTTGGGAGGCAGGGGGCGAGTGGCATGGGGCACGCTCCCCGTCCCCACCCTCAtcccagggaaggaggcaggagaagccTCTGTCGCCACCCACGTTCCGgctctcacccccttccccagagcccagggagcGTGGAGATCAAGAATATAAAACGTAGTTGGTCTTCAGTATCATATTTATAAAGGGGGCTGCCAGCCAGCCTCCACCCTGTCCCAGGCTGGCCCCTGGGTCTCTGGCTGCCAGGGGCAGAGACGCTCTGGGCCCcagcctctctcttctcccagcGGGGGGCGTGGGCTAGGGCCCAGGCTCGGGTGGGGGGAGTCCCAGCCTCCCCGGGGCTGGTGACGGTGCACGGCAGGGGCCTGTTGAGGACACCCCACCGATTCGATTTCACCCTCAAAAGAACCTGCTGGCTCCAGGTGTAGGGTGAGGGGTTCTATTCCCGGTGGCGAGGATGGGAGAACCGGAAAAGAATACCCAAGCACCTGAGCCCACGTGCCTGCAGGGGCATCGGGGACcgcaggaaggcaggcaggagggccGAGGGAGACGGGGCCTCAGGGGGCAGGCCGTGACCCAACAGCGAGGTGGGGGGATGGCCGCCGGCCCGGGTTCCAGCTCCACGTGCCCCCACAGGCCGGCAGAGCTCAGTGCCTGCCTCTGTGTGAGGAGGGAAAGGGGCGAGCTTGGAGGCAACGAGGCGGGGGGCAGCCCCACCTGCTCCCAGCTCAGGAAGGCCCTGCAGACCAGGAGCCCCCCGCAGGGAAGGGGCCCAAGGGCTTTGGTCCTggttctctctaaaaaaaaatgacccttcCACAGAGAGGCCCCGGGATGGGGCCTCACGCCACGGTGTTTATCCatgtctttctcctccctccgACGGGCCGCTGGGTGCCGGCCGGGGCCGAGGGGTCCGGGCAGGGCACTGGTGAGCAGGCCGAGCAGGACGGGCTGTCCTAGTGGTTTCCTCCATGCCGGCTGGTCCCCGAGACCCAGTCAATGATGATGAAGCTCAAGCTCATGGTCATCATCAAGAGGCCAAGTGCAGCGAAGCAGAGGGCCTGTGGGGTCGAAAGTTGGGGTCaggactgagggtgggggggTCCCCTAAGCTTCACCGCATCCCACCGACCGCCAGGCCCCTCGCACCAGGATTTTGGGGGTGGATCTTGCAGGCTCCTTCTCGGTGGGCACGATGCGGAAGTAGAAGACAGCAGGGAAGATGAAGATGAGGCACGGGGCAGACGTGGCACCTGTTAAAAACAAGGCGTGGCCACCGAGGGCTCAGGGCCTCCTATTGGCTAAGGTTCAGGGGTGGATCCAATAAAATCAGACAGTCCTCGTGGGGGGAGGGTCTCATCTTGAGACCTTGCTTGAAAGCCCGCTCTCTGCCCTCAGGGGCCTCTGGAGCGAACGGGCCAGCGTGGCTGGTGTCACAAGAATCTCTCAGCGAATGAAGCTCGCAAAGGGGAAAGGCAAGTCAGAGATACAGACAGAGACTCGAGGATATGGGGCTCCTGGATGTAGCTGTTCCTGAAGGCCTTTCTACTGTTTGAGCCAATACATTCCTGTCTGCTTGCTACATGTTGAGTTCGCTTATGAACATACACAACCGAGAGTCCTGGCTGTGATTTCCGGGATACTTAGCCCACGTCCGTGGGTCAGTccctgcagagctgggggagggagccagTCTCCTGAGTCGGGTCACCCCGAAGACGTCTCGGAATCGCTGACCGTGCAGCTCAGAGCCCCAGCTGGGTTGGGACAACCGACAGGGCAGCCACCCTGTAGCCCCCCGATCCTGGGGCCGAACCAAGGCCCCCCCTTACCAACCGTGAGGCTCTGCTACTCTCTGAATCTGAatgtcagtttcctcatatgcaaCACGGAGACAAGACCCACGGACAAGACCCTCCTGTGTGCTGCCCCAGCGAGGGGCACTGACACGCGGGTTCCGGGCCCTGTGAGGGGACGGGAGTAGCCCGCGGGGTGGAATCTCGGGTGGGAGGCCGTGCCGTGCACGCGGCCAGCGGCCAGCGCTTGAAGGCAGGGTGCGAGCTCAGGAGTCGGACAGCATTTGCGGAGGAGAAGCCCCCCGGGGCAACACCTGGCAGGGCCGGACCCTCACCGATGATCCCGAAGATGCCCAGGATGTTGGGCGCGAAGATGACCAGCAGGTTGATGCAGGTGAGCAGGCCGGCGGCGATGAGCACGTGCCGCAGCCAGCTGAACTCCTGGCCCTGAAACAGCATCTGCTGGATGGCGCGCCGCACCTGCGGGGTGGGGAGTTGCCGACCCGTCAGGGCTTCTCCGTCGgtcccgcccccccgcccccactgtccagcgcccccccccgccagccccctccccgcGGCTCACCGGAAACAGCACGATGGGCACGGTGAGCGTGACGGCCATCAGCACGGCCACGCGCACGCACAGGATGAGCACGTCGAACGGGTCCACCTTGCTGTAGGTGTGCAGCAGCTCCGACTCCACCCCATCTGCGAGCGGCGGGCGGGCAGGGCGGTCGGCAGGCGGCCCGGGCGAGGGCTGGGGCTCGAGCCCTGGTCCGCCCGACCCTGTGGGGAGTGGcaccccctcgcccctccccccccaccgcctcccccCCGAAGAGCAGCCGTACCGTAGAAGGTGAGGTAGCCGAAGAGGGCGGCCAGGAAGTACATGAGGTACATGACGGTGATGGACAGGTTGGAGATGCGCTGCATCTTCTTCTtcgaggggctggggggggcaggggaggggcttggTGCCAAGCCGGGCCACACCGGGAGGCCCCCATGGGCCCTGGGGTCTGTCTGGCATCACACCCTCACCACATGGCAACAAGGGGGCCTCCTTCTTGCCGCCGGTCATCACCCGGAGCAGCCATGGAGATCTTTGGTGCAATGACTTGGCTcctgccacccccctccccaccgcagGGCCACGTCcactcaccccctccccaaccggctcaggcagccccgcccccacccccagcctcggCACCTACTCCTTGAGCTCCGTGTAGATGGGGAGCACCTCTGGGTGGCAGACGAAGGCGAAGGCCATGATGGGGATGGTGTACGCCGTCTGGGGGAACACGGGGCCGTGTCAGGGcggcccccaccctctccctgggcccctgcccccgccctgggcCCGTCAGAACCTGTATGTTGAGAGTGAAGTAGCTTGGGGTGCAGACAGCTGGGGCGCCGGCCTCCCCCCGGAGCGGCGTCTCCTCCCTGCTGAACTGCGTGAGGCTGAAGTTGCCTGTGGCGTTGGCTAAGGTggaagggagtgggcagggcaCCTGGAACTTTTTGTAGATGACCTGGTGGTGGGGGGTGTGAGAGTGTCAGGGCAAGGCGCGGCCGGCCGCCGGGGAAGTCCCTCTAAAGCCACATCCGAGGGAGGTGGGGACTCGAGGAGCTGCCCTCCCTCTGACAGAGGAGCCCTGAggacccctggccctgccctgaccGGCACGGAGAGGGACTCACTGCGACTAGGAAGAACACCATGCAGCTGAGCGAGAAGCCGCTGGAGTAGCCCAGGTAGCCTGCAAAGTCCGGGAAGGGGCGGCCGTGAGGCTGGGGACCCCCGCGAGGACGTCCTTCCGACACGCCCTTCCGAGGCCCCGCCACCGCCCGTGCTCACCCAGCTGCCGCATCAGTGCCAGGGGCAGAATGATGGTGACAGAGACCAGAATCACCAGGTAGTTCCCGTTCACGTACCAGTCCCTGCCGGGCGGGAGTGGGGAGCCAAGGTCAGGGCCCACGCAGCACCGGCTCAGGCCGCGGGcccccactcccagtcagggtcaCCCGTGGTGCCACCGGGTGACCTCCGAAGGACACGGGCCCACAGCCGGGAGTCTCTGTGCCCATCTGCAAAGTGGGCACGCTCTCAGCGCCCGcccggggaaggggcggggcttggTGACCATTCTGACTGGAGTCTGCTGCTGTTTTCCTCAGGGCGAATAGGTCTGTGTCCAGCCTCCTCAGGGAGGGGCCCCaaggggcccagggaggtgggtgggatgaAAGAGCCTAGCTCTGGGGGGGGGCATTTTCCAGGGGGGCTCAGGGACTTGCCAACAGCCTGTGCCCCTGTGGTCCCCCCTGCAATCTGCATCCTGCATCCTCCTGCCCCGTGCCCAGTGGACAGGGGTTTCAGGGAACGAATGCGACGAGGAACGGGACCGCCCTTCAAGGGCAAGCCCAAAGGCCAGCTCCTTGGGAAAGGACCCCAGGGGGCCGGTTTCTGGCTGTTCCTCGCCTGCCATCACGGATCGCagtctcccagcccctctgcgTGCCTGGGAGGTGCTGCCGAGCGCGGGGCCTGCCTTCTCTGTCCCCACTCACGAACGCGGCCGATGCCATCACTGCTGCCTAAACTAGCGAGGGGCAACTGGGACACCTCGGGCTTAACGTCtcggtgggaggggaggggctcacGCCCAAGCCGCGGTCAGGAATAGCAGGCGCTTAGAGCTAAGCCCCGGGCTCTCGGGCCCTCTCTGCTCCGTGGCTGGGCGGGGCTCTTCCTCCTGCCAGCCCACGTGCCCTCCTGGGTTCCCCCGGGGGCTTCCTAAatcgggggcggggtgggctgaAGGTTGGCCCTGCTGGCAGCTCTCTGCCCACCAGCAGTGACTGGTAGGgtgcgtctctctctctctcccactagcccagcctgggctctcggGGCCCAGGTGGACACGGAGGGTAGACCGAGGCCTCCCACCCtcacccggccccgccccgccctggggcTCACGAAGTTTGTGCCTCCAGGTTCAGGAAGGTCTGTATGACAAGGGGCAGCTCGGACTTGATGATGTACAGGTAGCTGGACatggctggagggagaggggcggTGGGCACCGGGGTCAGTGGAGCCAGCTGCCCCCCTTCGGGTGGCCCTGCCGCCCCCTGTCCACCTGCGACGGTCCGCCAGCCGCACCTCCGATGTTCTGCAAGGTGATGGCCAGGGCCGCCACCAGCTTCCCCGGGGTCCCAAAGGCACGGTAGCCCAGCTGCTCATAGGCGCGGATTCCTGTGGGCACAGGGCGTCAGGGCGGCCGGCCCGCCCCTCCCAGGCCGCCCTCCCCGGCTGCAGGCCCGAAGGAGGCTCACCCACGATCCCCGAAGACTTGAGCAGCAGGTGGATGGAGTAGCTGGAGAGCAGGGCTACGGCTGTCAGCAGGAACCTGGGGGAGACGGGCGGGGAGAGGCTGctgggctcccccctccccccgccccgctggCGGGAGGCGATGAGCTTTGGGAGGCCTGGGCCGCAGGGCCGCTGGCCAGGTGTCCGGGCAGGTGTGGGTGCGCACTCAGCAGGCCCGGGGCCGGTCTGACCCAGGGGAGGCCCTGCAAGCCCATCTCTCCCGGAGTTCTTGGAACAAACATGTTTTCCACTTGGCTGTGGGGCAGAGCTCCCAGGAGAGGACACGTGTGCCCACACAGGCCCGGCCACGGGGCCGCGTCCAACACGTGTACACAGAGAAGGACGGACGGGTCCGTCAGCCTGGCCCCGTGCGGTCATCTCCGCCGGCGGACTGGGAAGGGCGGGCCATCTGTCTGGCCGTGGCTGGTTTGCTCAGCCGTGGTTCGGGTTTCGTGAGAGTGCCCACCCACCGCCACCAGGGCCTCAGGACAGGaggctgggggtcctgggaggTCGAGGGCAGTGGCCTGTTCGGGGCTCCCGTGTGAAGCAGGGCGCAGACCGCACTCACAGGAAGAGGATGATGCCCGTGTTGGCCATGGCGTAGGCCAGCCCCAGGATGCCGCTGCCCATGATGGCGTTGCTGAGGTTGAACACCGACATCCCGAACGACGTCTTCCCCTCGAACTGCAGGATGGCGGGGGTCAGCGCGAGAGGAGGGAGTCTCTGAgttccctccctgtccctcagccTCCCGCGGCTGCCCTGGAGCCCCGCCTTCCTTCCTCCCGGCCCCCAGGGGTGCCCGAGCCCCAGAGGTGCCCCGCTCACGTCGGTGAACTGCGGCTCCTTGCTGGGGCTTTTCTGTAGGAAGCCCTCGCCCTCAACGCAGGTTCTCGGGGGGCCCTGGACCCTGCAGGCACAGGCCCGGGTAGGCAGCTCAGCTCCAGCCCCCTgctccgcccccggccccgccccgagCCCCGACGGGGCCCCTGCTGCGCTCACCTCTCATCGCCTGCCGTGGGGGTGCCGACCGGGTGTAGTCCTTCCGCGTGTTTGCCGTTGGGCACCAGCTCCACCAGCTCCGTCTGCAGAGGCGCCTCCATGCTCAGGGGACACCGCAGGGGCCCGGCTCTCACCCCGACACACTCAGGAGTCTGCGGGGCAGGTGCCCCGTCAGGTCGTCCCTGCTCCTCGCACCCAGGGCCCGGCCGCCCGAAGGCGGTCTCAGCCGCAGGCGCACTGCGCAGAGGGCCACTCGGGACACAGGTGCACAGGCCGCTCTGCCCCGGGCCTCCCTGGGACCTGCCCGTGGGGAGCAGAGCTCGGGCACCCGAGCTCTCCGGGATGTCCTGAGGGCCCCCTCGGCCAGCCTGCGGTGCTCCCTCCACACCCCGACACACGCACAGCAGCCCAGGCAAGCCCcggaggcctcagtttccccatctgtgcgGTGAAGCTCAGTTGGGTGGCCTCAGTTCAGAGCCCAGAGGTGCCAGGACTCTGGGATGCTGAGTCCCAGGCCTgttgcctccccgccccccacagggaGAGCCCTGGACAGACCCCTGTCCCTGAGGTTGACACTAGGAGACGGTTTCCTGTGCTGGCCCCACGTGCCAGGGGCCTCCTAGCCAGCCTCGAATGGCACTGCCCGACGGCGGGAGGCCTCAGGAGAGGGTGAGGGCTGTGGGCCCCGTTCCCAGCTGCCCGGCGGGCACTGCTGGCAGCCGGAACAAAGGGCCCTCTGTGGGCTGAGGGCTGGCGCCGGGGACGGCAGGCGCAGAGGctaccacccccccacccccggagccaGGAGGCCTGAGGCAGTGCTGGGCGGCTGGACACCTGGGCCCTGCCCGCCTGGCTGCAAAGGGCCCTCAGGGGGCCTTCCAGGAAACGGGGGGCCCAGTTCTCGGGGACACGCAGGCCCCCTCCTGCACACAGCTCTGGCCCGAGGGCCACACTTTCCTTCAAGCCTCTCCTTCCCCGCTGGGGAGCCCCTGCACCTAGGTGCCCATCTCCCAGGAGACTTTGAGCAGACTCTCCGTTTCCTGGAGCCCCGGACCAGGAGCTCAGGGCCTTGTGGGGCTGTGGAGGGGCCGGGACTGTGCAGTCAGCCCCCTGGTCCTGCTCCTAGGGTGTGGCCCTGCTGGACCTCACAGGGACCAGCTCCCCGCTGTCCACCCCCAACCCTGTCGCTGCCCAGACAGCTCGCTGGCCCTGCGGCTGAGAGCCACCCACCGACGCCCAGAAGGTACCTGGGCAGAGTGCCCCCAGGATCTACAAGGACATTCTGAAGGCCGGCCGAGCCAGCAGGAGAGCTGAGGCCAGAGTGGTGACCAGGGAGGGGACAGCGCTGCCAAGCAGGTCAGCCAGGGCCCGGTCTTGACGCCACGGCGCCCCCTCTGCCGGGGAGCCTTGAATCCTGCCCCGGGTCCTCTAACTCCGCTCCAGGTCCTGATGGTCTCCGGGCTGCTCTTCAGCGTGGAGCACCAGGAGGTCTCCAATTCAGCCCTTGGGGCTGTGGCAAGTAGGGGGGCTAGGCTCAGGCCTCGGGCCTCAGGCCTCAGGCCCCAGGGTCCTGGGGGCAGCTGCCACACAGAACTGGCCAGAGGACCACCTCCCTTTgctgcaggccagagctcaggtCCCAGGCAGGTTGGTCCTGGGGACCCCTCACCTGACACCCTCGGGCCCCCTGAGCTGCCTGTCTGACGCTGGCGTCTGGGCCTTCCTCTCCTCCGGCCCTGCCCACTCTGGACCCTGACGCATGCGCATCTGTGCCCACACCCTGCTCCTCTGGACTGGGGTCCCCGAGGCCGGCCTGTCTTCACAGCCCTGCCTCGAGCCTCGCCCTCGGCCCCTCCAAGGATCCCAGCTAGGCGTGGAGGTGCCAGCACTTGGCCACCAGAGGCACTCCGGAGTGCCCCCTGGCTCTCAGCTGGGGTTGCCCTGGCCGGGCCTCCCGCCCTGGGCAGGCTAGGGCAGGCCCTCAGAGTGTGCTGAGTCGGCAGCCTAGACAAAGCACCCTTCTCTGCCTTAATATGCTCCCCTAGCAGCCAGGCGCGGCCTCCAGGGAGACCACGGCCCACAGCGCGGTCACAGCCAAGGTGCCTGAGGTCCCGCCTCTgggtcccacccctccccccggcaGGACCCGAGCTTAGACTCTCGGGGCCTTGCTCTTGCAGCCCGCCCATGCTGGTTGTCGGGCTGGCCGGACCCTGGAGAGGCCGTGGAACGCCCCTCCTCAGCTGGCTGTCAGGCTGGAAGTGGCAAACCCCTACGCACATCCCTCGCCCTACGGCTCCTGATGCGGCTGAGTGTGTGCCACACAGTGCTGGGACTCGGGGAAGGGGAGAGTGAGGCAtcaaggaagccttcctggaggaggaggtgatGGAGTCTGTTGTGAAATGACTCCCAGTGGGAGTCCCCAGggtgtggaaacaggagggagggacTCAAGCAGAGGACACAGCAGGCGCAAAGGCTCCGAGGTGTGGTACAAGGCCGGCGGGGAGGGTGAAATGATGGTTTGGTGTCATAGACAAGCTTGCCAAACCTTGACGTCCCGGTCAAGGCGTCCGTACCTCATTCCAGAGTGGGGctgagggcgggggtggggcgggggggttaGCGCTGGCCTGGCCCGTggacccccagccctcccctgggccccgaAGCTCATCTCTGACACCGCCGTCCCTTCCCTCAGGCCTGCCGCCTCCCGGGCTGCTTCCCATCAGGGGGTCCGCGCAGACTCGGGGGTGACCCCTGCCCAAGGACAGCTGCCAgcagcccccggcccctggcaggGACACAGCAGGGTGGACACGCTCGGTCCGAGGCAGACCCGGCCCTGCCACCCGGTGGGACTGTGAGCGGAGGCCTCCCCACGCAGGACCTCGGAGTCCGCCCGTCCTGCAGGGGTCCCCTGAGGTTTGGCCAAGGTTAGGGATGAGTGAGGAGCCTCCCCGAGGCCTTTGTCCCCAGAGCAGGCCCTGGGGCGGGCAGACAGATCTCTGTGACCTCGGGTGGGTCATCAGAATGGCATCTGTCATGGGTGCAGCGTGGGCCAAGGCAGTAAATCGATGCCCTGGGCCGCTGCCCCGGGCCTGTTTGCGCTCTGCAAGATAAGGGCCCGGCGGGCGCGGGAGGCTCCGGGATCCTGTGCAGCAGCAACGCCGGCCCTCGCGTGTCACGGGGTGCGAATTCGTCAGGCACACCTCGGCAGGTGTTGAGTTTGGCTAATTAAAGATTTCAAGGCCCGGGAATCCAGGCCACCGCGTGGGCTGGCTGCTGCGGGAAGcgcccctctccactcccctccccgaGGCCGTGGCACAGCAGTGGCTCTCAGCAGCGAGCTGGCTGCTGGCTACGGGCTGCGGCCACACCGCTCTCCCCTCGGCCCTGCGGCCGCAAGCCTCGGCGGCGGAGGCACAGACCCCGCAGGGCTTGCTGCCACGGCCCCAGGCGTCCTGTGTGGGGGCAGCCCAGGCCTGAGGAGACACAGCCGGCCTGGCCGGAGGGTCCACTGTGGTGATCGCTGGGGGCTCAGGCATGAGGGCTGCCCCCAGTTCCAGCTCGCCCATCCTCACCGCTCCCCTCCTCGGCTGAGGCGAGGTGCCCCTTCCCtcctggcacccccccccccgcactccACCCACTTCTCCAGGCTCCGGAGGGGAAACACCCTCCTGAGACAGGCTCTCAGTCCGTCAGCAGGGGACCTGGGCTCACCAGACATGTCCGAACTGTGTGTCAAGGCACAGCCACCAGGGTGGGTGGGAAACTGACTCTAAGGCCAGGGGTCTGGAAGCAGGGTGGGCGGGAGGGTGCTCAGAGGAAGGGGAGGCACGAAAACACGCCCTGGGCCTCCCCAGACCGCTCCAGACCCTGGCCCCGGCAGGCCCAGTCCTGCACCCACTCCTCCCTCGCGGTCAGCGGCACTGGCTACGTGGCCAGTGTGCGGCCAGAACCCGGAGGgtggcaggcaggaggggcccaCCCAGAGAAAAGCAGGTGGCCCAGGACACTGCTCTACCGGGCCCACCAACCCCTTGTCCCCTAgctccctggccctggggacTGGGGTCTGGGGCCTGTGCTTCTGCGTCTGGGCATCTGGAAGGTAGGGACGGAAAGTGGCCTTCCCTGTGACAGGGCACATCTTCCGGACTCCCGACAGATGCCTCGAGTGGGCCTAGCCCCAGACACctaggcctcccctccccccccccccccaggcccagACCCTGCTAGCGCAGGCTGACCCCAGCGGCGGAGGCTGCAGCTGGAACTTCTTGACTCAAGACTGGACCGGGGCCAgcagcatccccctccccccgtTGCCAGCCCGCTGAGAGGGACGTGCGGCCTGAGGCCCAGCTGAGGCAAAGGACAGGACATCACATGCCTGTGGCCCCCCAGGATCCGGGGAGACCCCGAGCCAGCCAGCccatcctcctccctgctgacccGGAATCCCCTGGAGGCGGCCAAATATTTGGACAGCCGGACTTCTGGCCCCAAAGAAAGCTGGAACAGGGGCCTGGGGCAGCTCAGGACTCATCGGAGACCCCACTGGGGGGGCTAAGGGCAAGGTCAGCTTGGAGGAGAGGCTCCGTCCAACgtcaggaagaggcagagagaggcggagggagggaagacagagaCGGAGGGGAAGCACACGTGGCACATGCGTCCGGCATACTGATCCGGACGGAGAGGCGCTGGGAGCCTGAGAAATTCGAGTGGAGAGAGACAGCACAGACACAAATGGAGGAGAGTACACAGGGAGAGCCAGGGAGACGTGCGGGccgggggagagaggggggcggGCAGCCGGAGGAggccagccaggcagagagagccAGACGGAGGACGGACAGAGACCAGACAGCAGGAGACGACAAGGCACAGCCAGCAAGAGACAGGGAGCCCCAGAAGGCGCAGGAAGGGGCGAGGAAGCCAAACgcccaggtggggggggggcggcagcccCAGCGTGCTGCCCTGCAGGGGTGGCCGGGTGAAGCCCGGGCAGGCCCCACAAAAAGGTGGCGGCAGCGTTTCCAGGTTCCCACGAGGGCAGGGTGTGCCCCCGCTAGGCAGGCGCAGGGACGTCCAGAGGGCGGGCCTGAGCCCAGCAGGGCCACAGGGCCGGGCCCAGCTGGAGAGAacccccccagcccagcacctgtGGCGTGCCTCCCCACACAATGGGAAAGATACACGGACAGGCCGGCCGGCGGGAGTGGCCGCGTCCTCAAGGGCCGTGCACGTGTGTAGACGTGCCAGCGGAGAGGCTGTGTACAGGACGTGGCCCGCAGAGCGGAAATTCAAAACCAAGCCACCCCGAGCTGCTGGCCGGaaagcccctcctgccccagcagctGGTCCTTCCCTCCGGCCCCCACAAGCCCTGCCGGGCCTCCCAGAGCACCCCACCCAACCTGCGTCTGTCTTCTCGCTCGGAGCCAAAGGCCAGCCCTCCACCCGCCGGACCGAGGGCCCCGGGGCACGTGGTGGGTCCTCGGCGAACGTCATCAAACGAGTGGAGGGGGCTCCAGGTCCTTGACAGGCCCCCGGCCCACCTCACCAGCTCCAGGGGGCGCCTGGCCCACCCCGCCTCCATGTCTGCACCAGAACGCCCTCCACGGGACCCCCGTTCTGCTACCGCGTCGGCTGTGCACACGCAGGCACCAAACTCCCCAAACATGTTTTCCCCTCGGACCCAGCGCCTGTCCCCACGTGCAGCCCACATGCGT
This DNA window, taken from Phyllostomus discolor isolate MPI-MPIP mPhyDis1 chromosome 7, mPhyDis1.pri.v3, whole genome shotgun sequence, encodes the following:
- the SLC38A3 gene encoding sodium-coupled neutral amino acid transporter 3 isoform X1, encoding MEAPLQTELVELVPNGKHAEGLHPVGTPTAGDERVQGPPRTCVEGEGFLQKSPSKEPQFTDFEGKTSFGMSVFNLSNAIMGSGILGLAYAMANTGIILFLFLLTAVALLSSYSIHLLLKSSGIVGIRAYEQLGYRAFGTPGKLVAALAITLQNIGAMSSYLYIIKSELPLVIQTFLNLEAQTSDWYVNGNYLVILVSVTIILPLALMRQLGYLGYSSGFSLSCMVFFLVAVIYKKFQVPCPLPSTLANATGNFSLTQFSREETPLRGEAGAPAVCTPSYFTLNIQTAYTIPIMAFAFVCHPEVLPIYTELKDPSKKKMQRISNLSITVMYLMYFLAALFGYLTFYDGVESELLHTYSKVDPFDVLILCVRVAVLMAVTLTVPIVLFPVRRAIQQMLFQGQEFSWLRHVLIAAGLLTCINLLVIFAPNILGIFGIIGATSAPCLIFIFPAVFYFRIVPTEKEPARSTPKILALCFAALGLLMMTMSLSFIIIDWVSGTSRHGGNH
- the LOC118501543 gene encoding uncharacterized protein LOC118501543; translation: MTFAEDPPRAPGPSVRRVEGWPLAPSEKTDAGWVGCSGRPGRACGGRREGPAAGAGGAFRPAARGGLVLNFRSAGHVLYTASPLARLHTCTALEDAATPAGRPVRVSFPLCGEARHRCWAGGVLSSWARPCGPAGLRPALWTSLRLPSGGTPCPRGNLETLPPPFCGACPGFTRPPLQGSTLGLPPPPHLGVWLPRPFLRLLGLPVSCWLCLVVSCCLVSVRPPSGSLCLAGLLRLPAPLSPPARTSPWLSLCTLLHLCLCCLSPLEFLRLPAPLRPDQYAGRMCHVCFPSVSVFPPSASLCLFLTLDGASPPS
- the SLC38A3 gene encoding sodium-coupled neutral amino acid transporter 3 isoform X2, which encodes MSVFNLSNAIMGSGILGLAYAMANTGIILFLFLLTAVALLSSYSIHLLLKSSGIVGIRAYEQLGYRAFGTPGKLVAALAITLQNIGAMSSYLYIIKSELPLVIQTFLNLEAQTSDWYVNGNYLVILVSVTIILPLALMRQLGYLGYSSGFSLSCMVFFLVAVIYKKFQVPCPLPSTLANATGNFSLTQFSREETPLRGEAGAPAVCTPSYFTLNIQTAYTIPIMAFAFVCHPEVLPIYTELKDPSKKKMQRISNLSITVMYLMYFLAALFGYLTFYDGVESELLHTYSKVDPFDVLILCVRVAVLMAVTLTVPIVLFPVRRAIQQMLFQGQEFSWLRHVLIAAGLLTCINLLVIFAPNILGIFGIIGATSAPCLIFIFPAVFYFRIVPTEKEPARSTPKILALCFAALGLLMMTMSLSFIIIDWVSGTSRHGGNH